The window TAAGATAAACCTCCGTTCATGTAAGAAAACTTATGAATTTATTGACAAAGTCGGAATTAAAGCTAAAAGGGGGatagttttttaatattaatttacttcttcctttcttttttttttttttttttctttttttcttaacatagCAATATGGAGAAGCGTGCAGCAAATGACTGTCACCCCTCGTGTGCACTCGCTATAAATACACAACcgaattgaagaaattaatgcGTTGAGCCGaatagagaagaagaagaaaatgagaagccTGGAGCATCAAGTGGGTAACACAGGAAGCAAACAGATTGCTGCCTTGGACACCCCACCACCTCCATCACGCAGTCATGCTACTCATCATCTTGATTTAGATGAccaggtctctctctctctttttaatttcttcttttgggTTCATTTTTCTAATCTGGATTGATCATGGAGTCTGAGTTTTGCTGTTTTGATTCATTAGAAACCCGGGTGGAGAAAGTTTCTGGCCTTTGTTGGCCCTGGTTTCCTTGTCTCATTGGCGTATCTCGACCCTGGAAACTGTGAGTGtctccctttctctctccctctccctctccctctctctctttttggtGCTTATATATCAATGCTTCTAACcaaagttttttcttcttttttctccctGTTCCAGTGGAAACTGATCTGCAAGCAGGAGCTAATCATGGGTTTGAGGTAAAGGATAGAACCAGaacccaaaaaaaagaagaaaaaaattcatttattttcttgtaactTAGGGTGATGATGTGAATTGGTGTTATCAGCTACTATGGGTGGTGCTCATAGGATTGATTTTCGCTCTCATAATCCAATCCCTCGCTGCAAATCTCGGTGTAAGCACAGGTACAatgacccaaaaaaataaaaaataaaaaaacaaaagcagaaaAACAAGTGTAGTTGTTAATGTTGGTTTTGTTTGTATTGGCAGGGAAGCATCTTTCAGAGCTCTGCAAGGCTGAATACCCCATAATTGTCAAGTATTGCCTGTGGTTATTAGCTGAGATTGCTGTCATTGCTGCCGATATTCCCGAAGGCACTAAACTTCAGATGATCCAGTTCTTTcagcttttcttttttctttttaattacgTATTTTCTCATTCAGTGGGGGAGAAgacaaattttcatttataggaaaaagccaaattaaatttcaaactatACTATACAAATGGTATGTGGAGATGGGTTTGTGGAAAATCAAGGGAATACcattcttgttttatatgttcAATGAAAAAGGCAAAGATAATTagcaaattattttataaaattttaaatgataaattaatcaTTTGAAACAACTTGtattctatttaaataatatttgaatttagaaaCTTGTATTTGGTTCAGTGATAGGGACAGCCTTTGCACTGAATATACTTTTCAAGGTCCCCGTATGGGCTGGAGTTCTCTTCACTGGCTTCAGCACTCTCCTGCTTCTTGGCCTGCAAAGATATGGGGTAATTTTATTTCACTGCGGTCTTTGTTTTTATGAAGTATTATCagattttatttatgttaattggttaaattaaattatcagTGCCCAAGTCCAAGTAGACTCCGTCACCGAGGTCTTGTTTTTATGTCATCCTTTGGTCCTTATCCGCATATTAAAGTAGATCATGTTTTGTATGTTGGtgatgtttttatatatatttctattttaatttagaaaataatttttgtaaaagtcAACAGAGACAAAATATTCATGACAATATGATAAGTTATGGTGGCACTTCCAACACTGCCCACGTGTAAAGTTTTGAAGCCTCGACCGTCCaagagaaaaatatattctaaagtTAGAGATAACCaagaatattatttataaaattttctgaTAAGCAAGTTGTCCATGAAGAGATTTTGACATTCCTTTTtagttaatttcttttatttttgtgattaaaTGGATCTAAATCTCACACTCCACTTCTTCACACACAgctattaatttaattgataatttGTGGGGACAGGTGAGGAAGTTAGAATTGTTGATAGCAGTGCTGGTATTCATAATGGCTGGTTGTTTCTTTGGAGAAATGAGTTATGTGAAGCCTCCGGCCACAGGTGTTTTAAAGGGCATGTTCATTCCCAAGCTCAAAGGCCAGGGTGCCACCGGTGATGCCATTGCCCTCTTGGGTGCTCTTGTTATGCCGTAagatttctcttctttttatatcatttaaaaaaaaaaaaaaaagaatgtataCTTGATTCATTATTCACCTGTTTACTTTTAATTTTGCAGCCATAATCTCTTCCTCCATTCTGCTCTTGTACTTTCTAGGAAGGTGCCCAACTCAGTCCGTGGCATCAATGTAAGTTAGTATAAAAACAGacatatattcatattttggtcgtatgttaatatattttatgttgtGTAATCTTTCAGGAGGCATGTCGATATTTCTTGATAGAGAGCGGATTGGCATTATTCGTAGCATTTTTAATCAATGTCGCAGTTGTTTCCGTGTCGGGCACTGTTTGTTCTGCTGACAATCTTTCACAAGAAAACTTGGATCAATGCAATGATCTTAATCTTAATTCTGCTTCTTTTCTCCTCAAGGTcgaaattattatatattagggtggtatttgttttttggttaaataaaaaaaattagaatatttggttttttttattccgTTAGAAGTAACATGTTGACATCAACCAACGTAATTAAACTGAACctattgataataagttcattttagttatgttggatgatgtcaacaagttacttttaactgaataaaaacatctaaatattttggttttttttattaagccaaaaaacaaacaccacttaagTCTCTTCAACTTAAAATCTAATAACACCGGTTAGCTCATGTTCTTAAAACCAAACTTTTGATGGAGCGCAGAATGTGTTAGGAGGGTCAAGCAAGGTGGTCTATGCCATTGCGCTGTTTGCCTCAGGCCAAAGTTCCACCATCACAGGCACTTATGCTGGACAATTTATCATGCAGGtaatcacaattttttattttttttttatcatttctgtAATTATAAATCGATTTGGAACTTATAATTTATATAGCTTGTGCATTTGAATTATATCCCCTGGATGGTGTAAATTTTAGGGTTTCTTGGATATTAAAATGAGGAAATGGCTGAGGAACCTGATGACTAGAAGCATTGCCATTACACCTAGTCTCATTGTCTCCATTATTGGTGGATCTGCTGGTGCCGGCCAACTCATTATCATTGCATCAGTGCGTAACTCTCCTTATGTCTTTCTCGGTTGGATTATATCtatattaatcaaattaaacaaagtcCTAATGTTTCTAATGACATCTTGCAGATGATTCTCTCATTTGAACTTCCATTTGCACTGATCCCACTCCTGAAATTTAGTAGCAGTAACACCAAGATGGGCCCTCATAAGAATTCAATATACGTGAGTTCTATTTAATAATGTTACATATGGTTTCCTTCAAGCCCAACTAAATCAAACTCTCTTTGCAGTAGAATTTAGACTAAGGTAGTGTTATGAAACACTTATGGTTGCAGGTCATAGTAATTTCGTGGATCCTGGGATTCGGAATCATCGGCATCAATATTTATTACCTATCCACCAGCTTCGTAGGTTGGCTGCTTCACAATAATCTCCCCAAGGTGGGAAATGTGTTCATTGGGATCCTAGTATTTCCCCTCATGGCTATATATATCCTCGCAGTCATCTATCTCACCATCCGGAAAGACACTGTGGTGACATTCATCGAACCAGAAAAGAATGATCCGAACGTCCAAAATCATATGGAAAATGGGTTCGACCAGACTGATGGAGTGTTCGAATTAGGCCATGTTCCATATAGAGAGGATCTTGCTGACATCCCATTACCAAAGTAATTAGGAGAGTTTATGGGAGAAGAGTGTTGCCAGGAAGGAGGAGCTCCTGATGACTGGTTGTTGTGCTAGCGATCAGTGATATGTATGTGATTTGTGCAATGCCATATGTAGCTTTTCTCAAACAGAAGTATCAGTACAAGTTTTTATGTTGTTGTATTGTAGTAGTGGAAGGCAATACGTATACAGTGGAATAATCAAGTCTACCTTGAAGAAAACGAATAAATAGGGTTCCTCTTGATGTGATGTGTTGCGATTAATAAGACTGAAGAAAGGTTGGTCTAGCACAACACCGCCAATCAGCATTCAAAGTAATTCATTAATTCCATGGCCTTGACAAagtttatataaatcaattacaTGGTACTTATATATAACGTCTtctcaattttctaattttgttagtttattaaatttttatatcatcATAATTTGAATTTAGTATTGGTAGATTCTATGTGAAAGGAGGTTGGTCAAACTCGTATTGGTTCATCTTGACTCAAGGGGAAAGTGGAGCGAATTGAAAAGAGATTTAGGTTGGAGCAATTGCTAAGGACATGTTTGAgactgtttttaagaataattttttatttttaaaacaaaaatcataaaaaataggtttaacaaccaaaaaatgttttttattttttgtttttaagaatagaaaataaggtgttgttaaagaatttttttagttgtttttacttattttatgaaggttgttttaagaaataattatacaaacatatagaatgattaaaaataaaatactaaatataaaaattatttttaaaacacatttaaaaataaattaaaaacattttaaattttcaaacaaacttttgtttttaaaaaattagaaaacagttttcaaaaactattcttaaaaacaatttttcaaaattgtttttgaaaataattactaaacaattccttaactttttctttcattagtaTGTCTTTTAAGGCTTATTCCCATAAAGAACATTTGGAtctataaaaactaattttatgatGTAATGTGAGTATGTATGACAATggggtgagtttttttttcgggtacccgccttGCTTTTAATGGGATgagtttcaaatttaaataaataggtttgagatttttttaaaacttgggACAGGTTCAGGGTGGGGTCGAATATTGTCTTGTCCTACTCTGTCTTGCCCTGCcccaattatataaaattaagttaatttaatttttattttcctatttttaatgtatcgataataataaaaataataaaatacttttcaataaaataagttataaaaaaattataaaaattaattaattataaaatatatttattttaatataattaaaaattttaaatttttttcaaaaaaaatttaaaaaaaattcaaaaaaatgttaaactGGGCTTCTCATACCcgtctcattttatttttttaatgggatgtaaatgaaaattattttgaataaacgggaTAAGGGCAACTGGTCCCAAACCTGCCTTGTTACCATTAGTAAATATGAGTTATTGAGATGGTGTTGCCTGTATGCGGTCCAATGAAGAGGATGACTAATAATATGCAGGCTAGCAATTAAGAGGATGTCATTTATATATAGACTAATAATATGCTATCATGCATCTATTCAATTGATTCAACCATTTCTTATATTAATGGTGTAGGGTAGACCAAACCTACTACCAAAAAGCACCAAACCTAATTGGACATTCGGAACCTATCCCTAAAGTTTAGGTTATGTACTATCAAATGTAACTTCAAAGGTGATATAGATGATAATGAAATAACATTAAGCTTAATTTACTCCTCTCAAGAGTAAGGTAGCCGTAACTAGTATGAGATATGCTCGTGATGAGCTAAATGGATTAGTGCAATACAAATATGTCAAGTGAAAAAGTGATACGACCTCTAATCACCGATCATAACGTGTTAAGGCCTCTTTCCAAGAAGGTCTCTTTCCAATCACAATAATAAGTGAATGGCTATACCTAAGAATGATAATAGGGTGGATTTTTTCGGGAACTCATCCCGTCTTGTAtgggaagaataaaaaattttaaatgataaattaatccACGCAAGATGATGAAacattgaagaataaaaaattgaaataacttgtgttctatttaaataatatttgaatttaaaagctTGTGTTTGGTTCATTGATGGGGACAGCCTTTGCTCTGAATATACTTTTCAAGGTCCCCCTATGGGCTGGGGTTCTCTTCACTGGCTTCAGCACTCTCCTGCTTCTTGGCCTGCAAAGATATGGggtaattttatttcaatgagGTCTTTGTTTTTAACTTCTTATGAAGTATTATCagattttatttatgttaattgTTTAAATTATCAGTGCCCAAGTCCAAGTTGATTCCTTCACTGAGGTCTTGTTTTTATGTCATCCTTTGGTCCTTATCCACATATTAAAGTAGATGTTTTGTATGTTGGTGatgtttttattattctatttttagaaaataatttttgtaaaagtcAACAGAGACAAAATATTCATGACAATATAATAGGTTATGGTGGCAATTCCAGCACCGCCCACATGTGAAGTTTTGAAGCCTAGACAGTCCAAGAGGAAAACAGATTCTAAACTTAGAGAGGCATGCTTTATAATATAACTaggaatatttataaaattatctgATAAGCAAGTTGTCCATGAAGAGATTTTGACCTTCTTTTTCAGTGAATTTCTTTTAtccaaaatttaattgataatttG is drawn from Vitis riparia cultivar Riparia Gloire de Montpellier isolate 1030 chromosome 18, EGFV_Vit.rip_1.0, whole genome shotgun sequence and contains these coding sequences:
- the LOC117906333 gene encoding metal transporter Nramp5-like — protein: MRSLEHQVGNTGSKQIAALDTPPPPSRSHATHHLDLDDQKPGWRKFLAFVGPGFLVSLAYLDPGNLETDLQAGANHGFELLWVVLIGLIFALIIQSLAANLGVSTGKHLSELCKAEYPIIVKYCLWLLAEIAVIAADIPEVIGTAFALNILFKVPVWAGVLFTGFSTLLLLGLQRYGVRKLELLIAVLVFIMAGCFFGEMSYVKPPATGVLKGMFIPKLKGQGATGDAIALLGALVMPHNLFLHSALVLSRKVPNSVRGINEACRYFLIESGLALFVAFLINVAVVSVSGTVCSADNLSQENLDQCNDLNLNSASFLLKNVLGGSSKVVYAIALFASGQSSTITGTYAGQFIMQGFLDIKMRKWLRNLMTRSIAITPSLIVSIIGGSAGAGQLIIIASMILSFELPFALIPLLKFSSSNTKMGPHKNSIYVIVISWILGFGIIGINIYYLSTSFVGWLLHNNLPKVGNVFIGILVFPLMAIYILAVIYLTIRKDTVVTFIEPEKNDPNVQNHMENGFDQTDGVFELGHVPYREDLADIPLPK